TGAGGAATGAGCGATCTATAAAAAATAAAGACCGACGATTCGAGTGATGAGAAATCGTCGGTCAAAGGAACTTCGTCATGATAAAAGATTGGCTGCTGATCAATCGATTACAGGGAAGTTGGTTTGTTATTCTGTGTTGAAACTTGAAGGGCTGCGTCCAACATGATTTTGCGGATGCCGTGCGAAACAATGATTTCTTCAGACCTTACACTTTATATAACGCTGTCTGCGCGATTTGGTTGACAAGAAAATGCAAAAGATCGCGAAAATTTTTATACTGCTGCTTTATTTACCGGATTCACTGTCATGGTGTCATTAAAAAAATATTATCTGTGGTTTTTTCTGCTCTGTCTGGTCCTTACCTTGCTGGTCGGGGTGTTGGCCGCATTATTACCATTGGGAGTAGGAGGAATTCTAACCGCAGTGCCTTATTTATTGGCCATGATCATCGTGCTGTACCTGTTCCTCAATCAGCAACGCCGGGCACCTACCCAGCAGGAACGTAAGCAGTTTACCCTCAATTTCAGCCTGATTTTCTGGGGTTATAATGCGCTGGGTGTATTGTCTGGATTGTGGTTGTTTTCCCGGCAGGATCCTGAAGTATGGCAGAACTTTTTGCTGTATTTAAAACAGCCTCTGTTCTTGGCGCTCATTGCCGGCATGATTCTGATGCTGGCGATTCCGCTGTGTTTATTGACCTACTGGTTTTATGGACCACAAGCGCAGCGCATGGCCCAGCATAAATTCGGTTCCTCCATTTAAAACCAGTTTTTTATTTGCGCATCGTTCTGAGTATGTGTTTGATTCTGGATGCTAAACCGCTATGCTGAAATCAACCTGCATGATCATTATGGAGCAAGCCGATGCCATCAAATGCCACAGTTTTGCTGACCGGAGCCACAGGATTTATTGGGCAGCATTTGGTTCCTTTTTTACTCGAAAAAGGTTGTCAGGTGATTGGTTACAGCCGACAACGAAATCTGCAACCGCAACAGCCTGGCTACCGCCTGATTCATGATTTTGATCAGCTCAAAGGCGAACAGATTGATTATGTGATTAACCTGGCGGGGGAAAGTATTGGTGAAGCCCGCTGGACAGATGCGCGTAAACAAAAGCTGATCGATAGCCGGGTACAGACCACACGTCGTTTACTGGACTGGCTAGACCAACAGCAGGTCTATCCCAAATGTATCGTCTCCGGTTCGGCGATAGGCTATTACGGCATTGATGAACAGGAGCAATGGTCAGAAGTCTGTAGCGAACAGTCTCCACCGCAAGCCATCTTCATGTCTGAACTTTGCCAGTTATGGGAGCAAGAAGCGCTGCGACATCGCCAACAGAACATTAAAATTATTCGTCTGGCCGTGGTTTTTGCTGCGCAAGGCGGGATTCTGCCGCAAATGTTGTTACCGATTAAGCTCAAGACTGCAGGCCGGATTGGTCATGGCCGTCAGCCGGTGGTCTGGGTACATATACAGGATGTACTGGCCGCGATCTGGCATGTCTTGCAGCACCCTGAATCGGAACAGCAGGTGTTTAATGTGGTGGCACCGGAAAATGTCACCCAGCAGCAATTTGCACAAACAGCTGCAAAAATCTTGCAGCGCAAACCTTTATTCAGTTTACCTGCTTGGGTGCTGCGTTTGGCATTGGGTGAACAGTCACAATTGGTGCTCAATGGTCAGCGTGTGACCCCCCAAGCTTTGCTGTCCCAAGGCTTTGAGTTTCAGTACCCAACCCTGGAAGGTGCGCTCAAACATCTCCTTAAAGCACCGTGAACATTTACAAACTGCATTATGAAATTGCCAGGGCAGAGTGTTTGATTAAACGTTGCGGTGAGTAAGGTTGATGATCTGTGAGTGTTGGCTGTTGCAGGATCATTTGTCTTAACAGCTGGGCTGACGCTGGTCCCATGACCAGACCATTGCGGAAATGACCGAAATTGGCCCAAAGGTTTCTCACTTCTGGCATCTGGCCAATATAAGGAATCCCTTCTGGCGTTCCGGGACGCAGACCGGCCCATTGCTGGACGATCGGGAATTGGGCCAGTTCCGGCACCATTTCCAGCGAGGCATCGAGAATATTCTCGCGGATGGCATCGACAGGAGTGGTGTCAAAGCCACGCTCTGACATGCTGGAACCGCAGACAATATGGCCATCCTGCCGGGGAATCAGATACATCACCTTGTTCATGCACATGGTCGGTAACCAGTTTTCAGGTGCTTTAAATAATATCATCTGGCCATGTACCGGGCGTACCGGAATATCCAGTTGCAAGGGTTCTGCCCATTTTTGGCTCCAGGCCCCTGTCGTGATGACAAACTGATCAGCGTGAAATTTTTGCCGGTCTGCGCTGATCAATGCCGTGACTTGACCATTGTGGAATTCCAACTGTGAGATCGGGGTATTTTCAAAAAACTGCACTTTGGGGTGCAGTTTTAAATACTGAATCAGCGATTGCAGCAAGCGTGGGTTACGTACATTGGCGATTTGTGGAAAATAAATGGCGTGTTGAAAAGCAAACCCAACATGCGGATTGACCTGTTCCAACTGTTCCCGCTGTAGATATTCGCAGGCCTGCATCGGTTCCTGATAGCGTTCCGCATAGTTCAGGCCAATCTCAAAATCATCTTCATCAAAAATCAGCATACCACTTTCGTTGATTTCAAAATCAATGCCGGTGACTGGGCTGATTTTTTCATTCAACTGCTGATACAGGCGTTTGCCATGTTGTGCCAATGTGTTGACTTCATGCGGATATCGCCAGGGATACATCGGGGAGAGAATCCCTCCTCCTGCCCAGGATGCGGCACGACCGGCCTGCTGTTGATCAAAAATCGACACGGAACAGCCGTGTTCCACAAGTTCTAAAGCAGACAACAAACCGCTGACGCCTGCTCCAATAATGGCGATATGCATCATGTACTCAAATTCAGGTTAGTGGGGTTATCGCATATTCTTGAGATGTTCAGCTGCTGTTTCAGCAAAATAGGTCCAGATGCCATCGGCACCGGCACGGCGGCAGCACATTAGTGACTCTAAAATGACACTTTCCGACAACCAGCCGTTCTGGATGGCTCCGGCCAGCATCGCATATTCACCACTGACCTGATAGACAAAGGTTGGAACCCCAAAGCTATCTTTCACTTCACGCACAATATCCAGATAGGGCATGCCTGGTTTGACAATCACC
This portion of the Acinetobacter sp. GSS19 genome encodes:
- a CDS encoding ABZJ_00895 family protein: MVSLKKYYLWFFLLCLVLTLLVGVLAALLPLGVGGILTAVPYLLAMIIVLYLFLNQQRRAPTQQERKQFTLNFSLIFWGYNALGVLSGLWLFSRQDPEVWQNFLLYLKQPLFLALIAGMILMLAIPLCLLTYWFYGPQAQRMAQHKFGSSI
- a CDS encoding TIGR01777 family oxidoreductase encodes the protein MPSNATVLLTGATGFIGQHLVPFLLEKGCQVIGYSRQRNLQPQQPGYRLIHDFDQLKGEQIDYVINLAGESIGEARWTDARKQKLIDSRVQTTRRLLDWLDQQQVYPKCIVSGSAIGYYGIDEQEQWSEVCSEQSPPQAIFMSELCQLWEQEALRHRQQNIKIIRLAVVFAAQGGILPQMLLPIKLKTAGRIGHGRQPVVWVHIQDVLAAIWHVLQHPESEQQVFNVVAPENVTQQQFAQTAAKILQRKPLFSLPAWVLRLALGEQSQLVLNGQRVTPQALLSQGFEFQYPTLEGALKHLLKAP
- the thiO gene encoding glycine oxidase ThiO: MHIAIIGAGVSGLLSALELVEHGCSVSIFDQQQAGRAASWAGGGILSPMYPWRYPHEVNTLAQHGKRLYQQLNEKISPVTGIDFEINESGMLIFDEDDFEIGLNYAERYQEPMQACEYLQREQLEQVNPHVGFAFQHAIYFPQIANVRNPRLLQSLIQYLKLHPKVQFFENTPISQLEFHNGQVTALISADRQKFHADQFVITTGAWSQKWAEPLQLDIPVRPVHGQMILFKAPENWLPTMCMNKVMYLIPRQDGHIVCGSSMSERGFDTTPVDAIRENILDASLEMVPELAQFPIVQQWAGLRPGTPEGIPYIGQMPEVRNLWANFGHFRNGLVMGPASAQLLRQMILQQPTLTDHQPYSPQRLIKHSALAIS